The proteins below come from a single Drosophila kikkawai strain 14028-0561.14 chromosome 3R, DkikHiC1v2, whole genome shotgun sequence genomic window:
- the LOC138928713 gene encoding CCHC-type zinc finger nucleic acid binding protein-like, which translates to MVTSLMARWKSLSVEQIAVSVTLAHAAGIDTRLRRLVFTTDIKSRNELHQELKAFSFDAGQRQHSSDNVSAPEGKRDRAMPHITCYNCGKPGHKKAECRFNKETTHLEQPRNQQSGYRGASVICYKCGKSGHVSAVCPDRQERPPVTTNTIKDVNICTVLDP; encoded by the coding sequence ATGGTCACCTCACTAATGGCCCGCTGGAAGTCGCTCAGCGTTGAGCAGATTGCAGTATCCGTCACGTTGGCACATGCAGCTGGCATAGATACACGGTTGCGCCGTTTGGTTTTTACGACGGACATCAAAAGCCGAAATGAGCTGCATCAGGAACTCAAAGCCTTTTCGTTTGACGCCGGACAGAGACAGCATTCGAGTGACAACGTATCGGCACCAGAAGGAAAAAGAGACAGAGCTATGCCTCACATCACGTGTTACAACTGTGGCAAACCCGGCCACAAGAAGGCGGAATGTCGCTTTAACAAAGAGACAACTCATTTGGAGCAGCCCCGTAATCAACAATCTGGATATAGAGGAGCATCCGTGATCTGTTATAAATGTGGAAAATCTGGACATGTTTCTGCGGTATGCCCGGATCGTCAGGAGCGTCCACCGGTCACGACCAATACAATCAAAGATGTGAACATATGCACCGTACTTGACCCATAG
- the LOC138928828 gene encoding uncharacterized protein, producing MNSVKKYLNKKIELTKHYQSELKQLEVMPAVRRSNLGRRSRSAINNQNFRNSRTQEERTEINASIRAQMAQLRAAQRPPQARQNNRGRRAANENLNRAAFPHNPETSYKDLTCVVIGSLSAVCQHCNALKFRLETPGLCCAGGKIKLPVLAHPPEPLYSLLYGNSAQSNSFLKLAQKYNGCFQMTSFGAEVVQQSGYNPSYKVMASLYYHIFSKLHPNIQIQGQIHHRAGALLPPQNKDHKFLQIYFIGDSEVELNHRCAIFTATKREIIQQLQNLLHEHNELVRLFKTALDIMHYDEHKIIISADKRPTGSHARQFNAPTINEVAVVIVGENVESRDIVLKRRDNGQLQRVYETHRSYDALQYPLMFCRGEDGYHFNIKMVNPTTEDSVPSSIGICDDNQ from the exons atgaactcggtaaaaaaatatttaaacaaaaaaatcgagctaacgaagcattaccaaagtgagcttaaacaattggaagtaatgcctgctgttagacgatcaaatcttgggcggcgttcacgcagtgcaataaataatcagaatttccgtaatagtcggacgcaagaggaacgtacagaaataaatgcatcgatacgtgcccaaatggcacagcttcgcgctgcacaaagaccacctcaagcccgacaaaataatagaggaagacgagccgcaaatgaaaacttgaatcgcgctgcattcccacacaatcctgaaacatcctacaaggatcttacgtgcgttgttattggttcattatctgctgtatgtcagcattgtaatgcattgaagtttcggttggaaacccccggcttatgctgtgcaggtggcaaaattaaattgcccgttttggctcatccaccagagcctttgtactcgctactatatggaaactcagcccaatcaaacagtttcctgaagcttgcacaaaaatataacggatgctttcaaatgacgtcttttggagccgaggttgttcaacaatcaggctacaatccaagttataaggtaatggcgtctctttattatcacattttttcaaaattgcatcccaacattcagattcaagggcaaattcaccaccgagcgggcgctttgttaccaccacaaaacaaagatcataaattccttcagatctatttcattggtgattcggaagttgaactaaatcaccgctgtgcaatttttactgcaactaaacgtgaaattattcaacaattgcaaaaccttctccatgagcataatgaattggtcagattgtttaaaaccgcattggatataatgcattatgacgaacataaaatcattatcagcgctgacaaaagacccactggtagccatgcaagacaatttaatgctcccactatcaatgaagtcgcagtggtgattgttggcgagaatgttgaatcacgcgatattgttcttaagcgtcgggataatggccaattgcagcgagtttatgagactcatcggtcttatgatgctcttcaatacccgttgatgttctgtcgtggagaagatgggtatcacttcaacataaagatggtcaatccaacgacag aggattcagttcccagttcgattggcatttgcgatgacaatcaataa